In Halomarina salina, one DNA window encodes the following:
- the pstB gene encoding phosphate ABC transporter ATP-binding protein PstB, with the protein MNNNESETTVASDESKDPTGETLVDTDVSSGLEGGDRSTRPDDPIVRAEGISVWYDDDQALDDITLAIPEHKVTAMIGPSGCGKSTFLRCINRMNDLIDAARVEGDLYLGGKNVYDADVDPVALRRRVGMVFQKPNPFPKSIRENVLYGLKVQGIQADYDQVVEESLKRAALWDEVKDRLDESGLELSGGQQQRLCIARAIAPDPEVLLMDEPASALDPIATSQIEDLIDDLAEEYTVAIVTHNMQQAARISDKTAVFLTGGELVEFDDTQKIFENPENDRVEDYITGKFG; encoded by the coding sequence ATGAACAACAACGAATCGGAGACGACGGTAGCATCGGACGAGTCGAAGGACCCCACCGGCGAGACGCTCGTCGACACGGACGTCAGTTCGGGGCTGGAGGGCGGCGACCGGTCGACGCGACCGGACGACCCCATCGTCCGCGCCGAGGGCATCAGCGTCTGGTACGACGACGACCAGGCGCTCGACGACATCACGCTGGCCATCCCCGAGCACAAGGTGACCGCGATGATCGGCCCCTCGGGGTGTGGGAAGTCGACGTTCCTCCGGTGTATCAACCGGATGAACGACCTCATCGACGCCGCCCGCGTTGAGGGCGACCTGTACCTCGGCGGGAAGAACGTCTACGACGCGGACGTCGACCCGGTCGCGCTCCGCCGCCGCGTCGGGATGGTGTTCCAGAAACCCAACCCGTTCCCGAAGTCCATCCGCGAGAACGTCCTCTACGGCCTGAAGGTACAGGGCATCCAGGCCGACTACGACCAGGTCGTCGAGGAGTCGCTGAAGCGGGCGGCGCTCTGGGACGAGGTCAAGGACCGCCTCGACGAGTCCGGCCTCGAACTCTCCGGCGGGCAACAGCAGCGCCTCTGCATCGCCCGCGCCATCGCCCCCGACCCCGAGGTCCTGCTGATGGACGAACCCGCCTCGGCGCTCGACCCCATCGCCACCTCGCAGATAGAGGACCTCATCGACGACCTGGCCGAGGAGTACACCGTCGCCATCGTCACGCACAACATGCAGCAGGCCGCCCGCATCTCGGACAAGACGGCCGTCTTCCTCACCGGCGGGGAACTCGTCGAGTTCGACGACACGCAGAAAATCTTCGAGAACCCCGAGAACGACCGCGTCGAGGACTACATCACCGGCAAGTTCGGATGA
- a CDS encoding cbb3-type cytochrome c oxidase subunit I, producing the protein MVSVQTIPGFLIAGALLSVLVLVGYYRSPGRRTASDGGYASPGETATETAKPAGILRWLTTVDHKDIGLLYIFFGAAAALWGGTDAMMARTELLTAAETIWGNETYNALFTTHGITMLFFFVTPVFTGIANYFLPLLIDADDMAFPRINAIAFWLLPPAFLLVRGGLITEVFAKIVAPALGSLVDPLFALRPPSTSWTMYTPLSLAQTNPQVDLLLLGLHLSGIATVLGAINIIVTIFAERGEGVNWANLDIFSWTMLTTSGLILFAFPMLGSALIMLLLDRSFGTTFFALEGGGPLLWQHLFWFFGHPEVYILFLPATGLTSLILPKFAGRKLFGFKFIVYSTLAIGVMSFGVWAHHMFTTGMDPRIKASFMAVTIAIAVPSAVKTFNWMTTMWEGAIKLTAPMVLLIGGIGTFIVGGVTGVFLGSIPVDMAFQGTYYVVGHFHFIIMGIIAMSMLAASYYWYPILTRRMYDRRLAMAQALVLIVGVTITFTSQLLLGYLGMPRRYAEYPEQFTLLNQVSTIGAYIMMTSVTMWLVNMVQSLRTGPIVMDADVWGLKETNQFTREWQWFERQLQERRGFDRPPSDDD; encoded by the coding sequence ATGGTATCTGTCCAGACGATTCCCGGCTTCCTCATCGCCGGAGCGTTGTTGTCCGTCCTCGTTCTCGTCGGCTACTACCGGTCGCCGGGGCGACGGACGGCCTCCGACGGTGGATACGCCAGCCCGGGCGAGACGGCGACCGAGACGGCGAAACCCGCAGGAATCCTCCGGTGGCTGACGACGGTCGACCACAAGGACATCGGACTGCTGTACATCTTCTTCGGGGCGGCCGCCGCGCTGTGGGGCGGGACCGACGCGATGATGGCGCGGACGGAGCTGCTCACGGCGGCCGAGACCATCTGGGGCAACGAGACGTACAACGCGCTGTTCACGACCCACGGCATCACGATGCTGTTCTTCTTCGTGACGCCGGTGTTCACGGGCATCGCGAACTACTTCCTGCCGCTGCTCATCGACGCCGACGACATGGCGTTCCCGCGCATCAACGCCATCGCGTTCTGGCTGCTGCCGCCGGCGTTCCTGCTGGTGCGCGGCGGCCTCATCACCGAGGTGTTCGCGAAGATCGTCGCCCCGGCGCTCGGGTCGCTCGTCGACCCGCTGTTCGCGCTCCGGCCGCCGTCGACGTCGTGGACGATGTACACGCCGCTGTCGCTCGCGCAGACGAACCCGCAGGTCGACCTGCTGTTGCTGGGGCTCCACCTGTCGGGTATCGCGACGGTGCTCGGGGCCATCAACATCATCGTCACCATCTTCGCCGAGCGCGGTGAGGGCGTCAACTGGGCGAACCTCGACATCTTCTCGTGGACGATGCTCACCACCTCGGGGCTCATCCTGTTCGCGTTCCCGATGCTCGGGAGCGCGCTCATCATGCTCCTGCTCGACCGGAGCTTCGGCACCACGTTCTTCGCGCTGGAGGGCGGCGGGCCGCTCCTCTGGCAACACCTGTTCTGGTTCTTCGGGCACCCGGAGGTGTACATACTGTTCCTCCCGGCGACGGGGCTGACGAGCCTCATCCTCCCGAAGTTCGCGGGCCGGAAGCTGTTCGGGTTCAAGTTCATCGTCTACTCGACGCTCGCCATCGGCGTGATGAGCTTCGGCGTCTGGGCCCACCACATGTTCACCACCGGGATGGACCCCCGCATCAAGGCGTCGTTCATGGCGGTCACCATCGCCATCGCGGTGCCGTCGGCGGTGAAGACGTTCAACTGGATGACGACGATGTGGGAGGGAGCCATCAAGCTGACCGCGCCGATGGTGCTGCTCATCGGTGGCATCGGGACGTTCATCGTCGGCGGCGTCACGGGCGTCTTCCTCGGCTCCATCCCCGTCGACATGGCGTTCCAGGGCACCTACTACGTCGTCGGCCACTTCCACTTCATCATCATGGGCATCATCGCGATGTCGATGCTCGCCGCGAGCTACTACTGGTACCCCATCCTCACCCGGCGGATGTACGACCGGCGACTGGCGATGGCCCAGGCGCTCGTGCTCATCGTCGGCGTCACCATCACGTTCACGAGTCAGCTCCTGCTGGGCTACCTCGGGATGCCGCGGCGGTACGCGGAGTACCCCGAGCAGTTCACCCTGCTCAACCAGGTGTCGACCATCGGCGCGTACATCATGATGACCTCGGTGACGATGTGGCTCGTCAACATGGTCCAGTCACTGCGGACCGGTCCCATCGTCATGGACGCCGACGTGTGGGGTCTGAAGGAGACCAACCAGTTCACCCGCGAGTGGCAGTGGTTCGAGCGGCAGTTGCAGGAGCGTCGCGGGTTCGACAGGCCTCCCTCGGACGACGACTGA
- a CDS encoding phosphate ABC transporter substrate-binding protein PstS family protein, which translates to MTENSSTRISRRTFIAASGTAGALALAGCTRNPNAGAGGGSAGDSAGGENGGDGTTDGGSGGSGSLSGSIDIAGSSTVFPLATAVSEEFRGEHPDVKINVSSTGSGGGFANHFCPGNTQFNNASRPIKEEEKAQCESNDVTPVELKVATDALTVVVSPENDWVDSMTVDQLKQVWSAESPPETWSDINSDWPDENLELFGPTDASGTYDYFIEAVIGEEGPGHRTDYSATEQDRTIIQGVQNSKYAIGYLGFAYYSENENSVKALGIDDGDGPVKPSLETAKSGEYAPLARPLFTYAAKESLAEEHVAEFATYFVEQSTNREVVADQVGYVPNSEEEASAQMETLQKAIDEAQGN; encoded by the coding sequence ATGACAGAGAACTCGTCCACTCGCATCTCGCGTCGCACGTTCATCGCTGCCTCGGGGACGGCCGGTGCACTGGCGCTCGCTGGGTGTACGCGTAATCCAAACGCAGGTGCCGGTGGCGGGTCCGCAGGGGACTCGGCGGGTGGAGAGAACGGTGGCGACGGCACCACCGACGGCGGGTCGGGCGGGAGTGGCTCGCTCTCGGGCTCTATCGACATCGCGGGCAGTTCGACCGTGTTCCCGCTGGCGACGGCCGTCTCCGAGGAGTTCCGCGGGGAACACCCGGACGTGAAGATAAACGTCTCCTCGACGGGGTCCGGCGGTGGGTTCGCGAACCACTTCTGCCCGGGCAACACGCAGTTCAACAACGCTTCGCGGCCCATCAAGGAGGAGGAGAAGGCCCAGTGCGAGAGCAACGACGTCACGCCGGTCGAACTGAAGGTGGCGACGGACGCGCTCACCGTCGTCGTCAGCCCGGAGAACGACTGGGTCGACAGCATGACCGTCGACCAGTTGAAGCAGGTCTGGTCGGCCGAGAGTCCGCCCGAGACGTGGAGCGACATCAACTCCGACTGGCCGGACGAGAACCTGGAACTGTTCGGCCCGACCGACGCCTCGGGGACGTACGACTACTTCATCGAGGCCGTCATCGGCGAGGAGGGACCGGGCCACCGGACCGACTACTCTGCGACCGAGCAGGACCGCACCATCATCCAGGGCGTCCAGAACTCCAAGTACGCGATCGGCTACCTCGGCTTCGCCTACTACAGCGAGAACGAGAACTCGGTGAAGGCACTCGGTATCGACGACGGAGACGGTCCGGTCAAGCCGTCGCTGGAGACCGCGAAGAGCGGTGAGTACGCACCGCTCGCCCGCCCGCTGTTCACCTACGCCGCGAAGGAGTCCCTCGCGGAGGAGCACGTCGCCGAGTTTGCGACGTACTTCGTCGAGCAGTCGACGAACAGGGAGGTCGTCGCCGACCAGGTCGGCTACGTCCCGAACTCCGAGGAGGAGGCGAGCGCCCAGATGGAGACGCTCCAGAAAGCCATCGACGAAGCTCAGGGCAACTGA
- a CDS encoding class I SAM-dependent methyltransferase — protein MDESNDRTGNEWDADAYDDGHSFVFEYGERVVDLLEPDEGERILDLGCGTGHLTARIAESGATVVGLDAAEPMVAEARERYPDCEFVHADARSFSFDRPFDAVFSNAALHWIHDQDAVLDSVTDALRPGGRFVAELGGAGNVAAIVGAVREEAAARGYDVDSPWYFPSVGEYATRLESHGLETRYARLFDRPTDLDDGADGLANWLEMFGDGLLSAVPEGERSAVVAGVEARLRDDLFREGTWVADYRRLRVVAHAE, from the coding sequence ATGGACGAGTCGAACGACCGAACCGGAAACGAGTGGGACGCCGACGCCTACGACGACGGGCACTCGTTCGTGTTCGAGTACGGCGAGCGCGTGGTCGACCTGCTGGAACCGGACGAGGGCGAACGCATCCTCGACCTCGGCTGTGGAACGGGTCACCTGACGGCACGCATCGCCGAGTCGGGAGCGACGGTCGTCGGCCTCGACGCCGCGGAACCGATGGTCGCGGAGGCCCGCGAGCGCTACCCCGACTGCGAGTTCGTCCACGCCGACGCCCGGTCGTTCTCGTTCGACCGGCCGTTCGACGCGGTGTTCTCCAACGCGGCGCTCCACTGGATCCACGACCAGGACGCCGTCCTCGACTCGGTCACGGACGCGCTCCGCCCCGGTGGCCGGTTCGTCGCGGAACTCGGCGGGGCCGGGAACGTCGCCGCCATCGTCGGCGCGGTCCGCGAGGAGGCAGCCGCTCGCGGCTACGACGTCGACAGTCCGTGGTACTTCCCGAGCGTCGGCGAGTACGCCACGAGGCTCGAATCGCACGGGCTCGAGACGCGGTACGCACGCCTCTTCGACCGCCCGACGGACCTCGACGACGGCGCGGACGGCCTCGCCAACTGGCTCGAGATGTTCGGCGACGGCCTGCTCTCGGCGGTCCCCGAGGGAGAGCGGTCGGCGGTGGTCGCGGGCGTCGAAGCGCGCCTCCGCGACGACCTGTTCCGCGAGGGGACGTGGGTCGCCGACTACCGGCGACTCCGCGTCGTCGCCCACGCCGAGTAG
- a CDS encoding rubrerythrin family protein, with protein sequence MTADEFADRIREDNRTALSRLGSSKALYADTEGDIERDTVLRATAEAERAAWETYESWAESEGGEAGEAFADTAAEEEEHYRTVADLLGEEVEVSEVPAIQQYLRDREDTLDRAGGFLGRTLAAEKSKDQLVGFFVGQADPSTTREIRAMNEDLDDQLDRALALLESVCESDDDWDRAAEAASGAIQAAYEEYTDRLEGMGVNPKPVC encoded by the coding sequence ATGACCGCTGACGAGTTCGCCGACCGGATTCGCGAGGACAACCGCACCGCCCTCTCCCGACTCGGATCGTCGAAGGCGCTGTACGCCGACACCGAGGGGGACATCGAGCGCGACACCGTCCTCCGGGCCACCGCCGAGGCCGAACGGGCCGCGTGGGAGACGTACGAGTCGTGGGCCGAGAGCGAGGGCGGCGAAGCGGGGGAGGCGTTCGCCGACACCGCCGCCGAGGAGGAGGAGCACTACCGCACCGTCGCCGACCTGCTCGGCGAAGAGGTGGAGGTGAGCGAGGTGCCCGCCATCCAGCAGTATCTCCGCGACCGCGAGGACACCCTCGACCGCGCTGGCGGCTTCCTCGGGCGGACGCTCGCCGCCGAGAAGTCGAAGGACCAGCTCGTCGGCTTCTTCGTCGGGCAGGCCGACCCCTCGACGACCCGCGAGATTCGCGCGATGAACGAGGACCTCGACGACCAGCTCGACCGCGCGCTCGCGCTCCTCGAGTCGGTCTGCGAGAGCGACGACGACTGGGACCGGGCCGCCGAGGCCGCCAGCGGTGCGATTCAGGCCGCCTACGAGGAGTACACCGACCGACTGGAGGGGATGGGCGTCAACCCGAAGCCGGTCTGTTAA
- a CDS encoding aspartate kinase: MRVVAKFGGTSLGNGDRINRAADSVAKAVEEGHEVAIVASAMGSTTDFLLEAISFDADEKDRAEIVSMGERTSVRMLKAALAARGVNALFLEPGSDAWPVITNARGEVDVEETNRRAKALADRLEDTVPVLTGFLAQDHAGNVTTLGRGGSDTSAVMLGNYMDADEVVIVTDVEGVMTGDPAVVEGARNVGQITVDELRNLSFRGAEVIAPSALSYKSETLGVRVVHYQHGNLLSGGTSVEGQFENLIDLREDPLACLTIAGRAIRNQPGILARLSAALTEGDINIDAVASGMDSITYYVDQSLAEEAETVLHDEVVDEPTLSSVTVDPAVAVIRVTGGELPNRPGVIRQIVDPLADAHITIHDLLTSATSVAIFVRWDDREQALRIVQEEFAE, from the coding sequence ATGCGGGTCGTAGCGAAGTTCGGCGGGACGAGCCTCGGTAACGGCGACCGCATCAACCGGGCGGCCGACTCCGTCGCCAAGGCCGTCGAGGAGGGCCACGAGGTCGCCATCGTCGCCAGCGCCATGGGGAGCACGACCGACTTCCTCCTCGAAGCCATCTCGTTCGACGCCGACGAGAAGGACCGCGCCGAGATCGTCTCGATGGGCGAGCGGACCTCGGTCCGGATGCTGAAGGCTGCGCTGGCCGCCCGCGGCGTGAACGCGCTGTTCCTCGAACCCGGCAGCGACGCGTGGCCGGTCATCACCAACGCCCGCGGCGAGGTGGACGTCGAGGAGACGAACCGCCGCGCGAAGGCGCTCGCCGACCGCCTGGAGGACACCGTCCCGGTCCTGACGGGCTTCCTCGCGCAGGACCACGCGGGCAACGTGACGACGCTCGGTCGCGGCGGCTCGGACACGAGCGCCGTGATGCTGGGCAACTACATGGACGCCGACGAGGTGGTCATCGTCACCGACGTCGAGGGCGTCATGACCGGCGACCCCGCCGTCGTCGAGGGAGCGCGCAACGTCGGCCAGATCACCGTCGACGAACTCCGGAACCTCTCGTTCCGCGGCGCGGAGGTCATCGCGCCGTCGGCGCTGTCGTACAAGAGCGAGACGCTCGGGGTCCGCGTCGTCCACTACCAGCACGGCAACCTGCTATCGGGGGGGACGAGCGTCGAGGGCCAGTTCGAGAACCTCATCGACCTGCGGGAGGACCCGCTGGCGTGTCTCACCATCGCGGGACGTGCCATCCGGAACCAGCCGGGCATCCTCGCCCGACTGTCGGCCGCGCTGACCGAGGGCGACATCAACATCGACGCGGTCGCCAGCGGCATGGACTCCATCACCTACTACGTCGACCAGAGCCTCGCCGAGGAGGCCGAGACGGTGCTCCACGACGAGGTGGTCGACGAGCCGACGCTGTCGAGCGTCACCGTCGACCCCGCCGTCGCCGTCATCCGGGTGACGGGCGGCGAACTCCCGAACCGGCCCGGCGTCATCCGGCAGATAGTCGACCCGCTGGCCGACGCGCACATCACCATCCACGACCTGCTCACCAGTGCGACCAGCGTCGCCATCTTCGTCCGGTGGGACGACCGCGAGCAGGCGCTCCGCATCGTCCAGGAGGAGTTCGCGGAGTAG
- the pstC gene encoding phosphate ABC transporter permease subunit PstC → MSTDDIESDLTRRTENSPRELLSRSFFFLCAALSIATTFGIVALLATEAAKFFTFSAPLVGIEGETVSVVDFLTGTEWRASAGDFGVLALVSATLMITICSALIALPLGVATAIYLSEYASNRVRSVLKPALEILAGVPTVVYGFFALIYITPALEVVFPNIQFFNVLAASIVVGIMIIPMVASISEDAMSAVPDELRQAGYGMGATKFDVSTGIVVPAAVSGIFSSFILALSRAIGETMAVTIAAGSQAKFLNPLNPTSYLEGALPMTASMVKLLTGDFAGGGIEYRAAFAVGLTLFAITLIMNIASDFIAARYREEY, encoded by the coding sequence ATGAGCACCGACGACATCGAAAGTGACCTTACGAGGAGAACAGAAAACTCCCCCAGAGAGCTTCTCTCGCGTTCGTTCTTCTTCCTCTGTGCCGCGCTGTCCATCGCGACGACGTTCGGTATCGTCGCGTTGCTCGCGACGGAGGCCGCGAAGTTCTTCACCTTCAGCGCGCCGCTGGTCGGCATCGAGGGAGAGACCGTCTCCGTCGTCGACTTCCTGACCGGAACCGAGTGGCGGGCGTCGGCGGGCGACTTCGGCGTCCTCGCACTGGTCTCGGCGACGCTGATGATCACCATCTGCTCTGCGCTCATCGCGCTCCCGCTGGGTGTGGCGACGGCCATCTACCTGAGCGAGTACGCGAGCAACCGGGTCCGGTCGGTGCTGAAGCCCGCACTCGAGATACTCGCGGGCGTCCCGACGGTCGTCTACGGCTTCTTCGCGCTCATCTACATCACGCCCGCGCTGGAGGTCGTGTTCCCGAACATCCAGTTCTTCAACGTCCTGGCGGCGAGCATCGTCGTCGGCATCATGATCATCCCGATGGTCGCCTCCATCAGCGAGGACGCGATGTCCGCCGTGCCCGACGAACTCCGGCAGGCGGGCTACGGGATGGGCGCGACGAAGTTCGACGTCTCGACGGGTATCGTCGTCCCCGCGGCCGTCTCCGGTATCTTCTCCTCGTTCATCCTCGCGCTCTCCCGCGCCATCGGCGAGACGATGGCCGTCACCATCGCCGCCGGGTCGCAGGCGAAGTTCCTCAACCCGCTGAACCCCACGTCGTACCTCGAAGGGGCGCTGCCGATGACGGCGTCGATGGTGAAACTGCTGACCGGCGACTTCGCCGGCGGCGGTATCGAGTACCGCGCCGCGTTCGCCGTCGGCCTCACCCTGTTCGCGATCACGCTCATCATGAACATCGCTAGCGACTTCATCGCCGCACGCTACCGGGAGGAGTACTGA
- the pstA gene encoding phosphate ABC transporter permease PstA: MATDTDTSAVDGFGQVSRTVGTVFRYVLLAATLFGIVVLGILLVYVANDAIQPLTADPGWHLTFFAVLVLPSLVVGGYLAYTNPAALGIGLSVIGLLVVALMFAAGASLIFVDIISPLAWLGVVLATLVPAALVVGIVRLDHRIPFLARLGLTVGLFYLSYFGLFGPLGWQVGLPQVVPRLSAIVVLYVPYIPTRPMTMALTLGLPVALVVGGFFTRANGTRAGRVAAVVAFAVTVAAGVVGPYLGFTPVPATILAAMAVVPTGAYAANVAVNRPDLRVGLLLSAILFGGAYLGAYVVATLGFAGPQSWVDWQFLTSAHSSTAVDAGLYPAIGGSIMLMVVVAVLSFPVGVGAAVYLEEYAPDNRFTRIIDVNISNLAGVPSVVYGLLGLGLLVTYLDQPSGSLFVAGAALGLLILPIVIISSREAIRSVPSDMREASYGMGATRWQTVRNVVLPRAFPGILTGTILALGRAIGETAPLIMVGVASVQYNLPGQLSDKMTAMPMQVYVWASTFASDDFYQRAVPAGVVVLVVVLLAMNSAAIVLRNRYQREN; encoded by the coding sequence ATGGCGACCGACACCGACACCAGCGCAGTCGACGGGTTCGGTCAGGTCAGCCGCACCGTCGGCACCGTGTTCCGGTACGTGCTGCTGGCGGCGACGCTGTTCGGCATCGTCGTCCTCGGCATACTGCTGGTGTACGTCGCCAACGACGCCATCCAGCCGCTGACCGCCGACCCCGGCTGGCACCTGACGTTCTTCGCGGTGCTCGTCCTCCCGTCGCTGGTCGTCGGAGGGTATCTCGCGTACACGAACCCGGCAGCGCTCGGGATTGGCCTCAGCGTCATCGGACTCCTCGTCGTCGCCCTGATGTTCGCGGCGGGGGCGTCGCTCATCTTCGTCGACATCATCTCGCCGCTCGCCTGGCTCGGGGTCGTTCTGGCGACGCTCGTCCCCGCGGCACTCGTCGTGGGCATCGTCCGCCTCGACCACCGGATACCGTTCCTCGCGCGACTCGGACTGACGGTCGGTCTCTTCTACCTGTCGTACTTCGGCCTCTTCGGCCCGCTCGGTTGGCAGGTGGGGCTCCCGCAGGTGGTGCCGAGGCTCTCCGCCATCGTCGTCCTGTACGTGCCGTACATCCCGACGCGTCCGATGACGATGGCACTCACCCTCGGCCTCCCGGTCGCACTCGTCGTCGGCGGGTTCTTCACCCGCGCGAACGGGACACGGGCGGGTCGCGTCGCGGCCGTGGTGGCGTTCGCCGTGACCGTCGCCGCCGGTGTCGTCGGACCGTACCTGGGGTTCACGCCGGTCCCCGCGACGATTCTCGCCGCGATGGCCGTCGTTCCGACCGGGGCGTACGCCGCCAACGTCGCCGTCAACAGACCCGACCTACGGGTCGGTCTCCTCCTGTCGGCGATTCTCTTCGGCGGCGCGTACCTCGGCGCGTACGTCGTCGCGACGCTCGGCTTCGCGGGGCCACAGTCGTGGGTCGACTGGCAGTTCCTCACCAGCGCCCACAGTTCGACGGCGGTAGACGCGGGGCTCTACCCCGCCATCGGCGGCTCTATCATGCTGATGGTCGTCGTCGCCGTCCTCTCGTTCCCCGTCGGCGTCGGTGCGGCGGTCTACCTCGAGGAGTACGCCCCGGACAACCGCTTCACCCGTATCATCGACGTCAACATCTCGAACCTCGCGGGCGTCCCGTCGGTCGTCTACGGCCTGCTGGGGCTGGGGCTGCTGGTCACGTACCTCGACCAGCCCTCGGGGTCGCTGTTCGTCGCCGGGGCGGCGCTGGGACTGCTCATCCTGCCCATCGTCATCATCTCCTCTCGCGAGGCCATCCGCTCGGTCCCCAGCGACATGCGCGAAGCCTCCTACGGGATGGGGGCGACCCGCTGGCAGACGGTCCGGAACGTCGTCCTGCCGCGGGCGTTCCCCGGTATCCTGACCGGAACCATCCTCGCGCTCGGTCGCGCCATCGGTGAGACGGCTCCGCTCATCATGGTCGGCGTGGCGAGCGTCCAGTACAACCTGCCGGGACAGCTCTCGGACAAGATGACGGCGATGCCGATGCAGGTGTACGTGTGGGCGAGCACGTTCGCCAGCGACGACTTCTACCAGCGCGCCGTCCCGGCGGGCGTCGTCGTCCTCGTCGTCGTCCTGCTGGCGATGAACTCGGCGGCTATCGTCCTGCGGAACCGCTATCAGCGCGAGAACTAA
- a CDS encoding DUF6789 family protein has product MDRVPSVIAGGVAGTAVLSLLLILLEVQTREQILVFDVIARFVGVPGQQTVGFVIFLIAGIVAWPLVFLAIEDYIPGGPDPAARGVVLSIPLWIAFDIAGRGDIAGPLLLVYIALTFVAHVAYGWVMGAVYAHLHGGTELPQEEYTYG; this is encoded by the coding sequence ATGGACCGCGTGCCAAGCGTCATCGCCGGTGGGGTGGCCGGAACCGCCGTCCTCTCGCTGCTGTTGATTCTGCTGGAGGTCCAGACGCGCGAGCAGATACTCGTCTTCGACGTCATCGCCCGGTTCGTCGGCGTCCCCGGCCAGCAGACCGTCGGGTTCGTCATCTTCCTGATCGCGGGTATCGTCGCGTGGCCGCTGGTGTTCCTCGCCATCGAGGACTACATCCCCGGCGGCCCGGACCCGGCCGCCCGTGGCGTCGTCCTCTCGATTCCGCTCTGGATAGCGTTCGACATCGCGGGGCGGGGCGACATCGCGGGACCGCTGCTCCTCGTCTACATCGCGCTGACGTTCGTCGCGCACGTCGCCTACGGCTGGGTGATGGGCGCGGTGTACGCGCACCTCCACGGCGGGACCGAACTGCCGCAGGAGGAGTACACCTACGGCTGA
- a CDS encoding ABC transporter ATP-binding protein translates to MATLELDSVTKAYQDGDNSIVAVEDLSMAIDDGEFLVVVGPSGCGKSTTLRMIAGLETITSGTIRLDDRVINDVKSQDRDIAMVFQSYALYPHMSVRQNMAFGLEESTDLSDDEIGRRVEETAELLAIPELLDRKPKELSGGQQQRVALGRAIVRDPSVFLMDEPLSNLDAKLRAQMRTELQQLQEDLDTTTIYVTHDQTEAMTMGDRIAILNDGELQQVSTPLECYEQPNNQFVAGFIGDPAMNFFDVGLEGSRLVGDGFEYPISDDTRADLDGTTDLVLGIRPEDISVRDRPEDDHDFDAVVSVVEPHGNINDVHLTFAGQESTEETRFTMATRRLTTAESGTEVVIHIPEEAIHVFDRATGDALHHRTERNVEQSPVR, encoded by the coding sequence ATGGCAACACTCGAACTCGATTCAGTGACGAAGGCGTATCAGGACGGGGACAACAGCATCGTCGCCGTCGAGGACCTCTCGATGGCCATCGACGACGGGGAGTTCCTCGTCGTCGTCGGCCCGTCGGGCTGTGGGAAGTCGACGACGCTCCGGATGATCGCTGGCCTGGAGACGATCACGAGCGGAACCATCCGGCTGGACGACAGGGTCATCAACGACGTCAAATCGCAGGACCGCGACATCGCGATGGTGTTCCAGTCCTACGCGCTCTACCCGCACATGAGCGTTCGGCAGAACATGGCGTTCGGACTGGAGGAGTCGACGGACCTCTCGGACGACGAGATCGGCCGTCGCGTCGAGGAGACCGCCGAACTGCTCGCGATACCCGAACTACTCGACCGGAAGCCGAAGGAACTCTCCGGCGGGCAGCAACAGCGGGTCGCCCTCGGCCGCGCCATCGTCCGCGACCCGTCGGTGTTCCTGATGGACGAACCGCTGTCGAACCTCGACGCGAAGCTCCGGGCGCAGATGCGGACGGAACTCCAGCAGTTGCAGGAGGACCTCGACACGACGACCATCTACGTCACCCACGACCAGACGGAGGCGATGACGATGGGCGACCGCATCGCCATCCTCAACGACGGCGAACTCCAGCAGGTGAGCACGCCGCTGGAGTGCTACGAGCAGCCCAACAACCAGTTCGTGGCGGGGTTCATCGGCGACCCGGCGATGAACTTCTTCGACGTCGGGCTGGAGGGCAGTCGCCTCGTCGGCGACGGCTTCGAGTACCCCATCTCGGACGACACGCGCGCGGACCTCGACGGGACGACCGACCTCGTCCTCGGCATCCGTCCCGAGGACATCTCGGTGCGAGACCGCCCCGAGGACGACCACGACTTCGACGCGGTGGTCAGCGTCGTCGAACCGCACGGGAACATCAACGACGTCCACCTGACGTTCGCCGGGCAGGAGTCCACGGAGGAGACGAGGTTCACCATGGCGACCCGCCGACTGACGACCGCGGAGTCGGGCACGGAGGTGGTCATCCACATCCCCGAGGAGGCCATCCACGTCTTCGACCGGGCGACCGGTGACGCGCTCCACCACCGCACGGAGCGGAACGTCGAACAGTCGCCGGTCCGGTAG